The Streptomyces europaeiscabiei genome window below encodes:
- a CDS encoding TetR/AcrR family transcriptional regulator, giving the protein MNLRERKKLAAWRAIRAAAMRLFEEQGYEATTIEQIAAAANVSRATFFNYFASKEAVVLDRDPEAHDQWRALLEARPDDEPLWTSLTAVLLDYVESQRDTMPLNHRLKAQSPALAQSAHAFGDQLRTDLRTWVLGRVPGDDALIATLQLNLALAASMTAYQSWQVDEDFDVLTRRTRQCLDRAGTGFATPASR; this is encoded by the coding sequence ATGAATCTGCGGGAACGAAAGAAACTGGCCGCCTGGCGTGCCATCAGGGCCGCCGCGATGCGACTGTTCGAGGAGCAGGGCTACGAGGCCACCACCATCGAGCAGATCGCGGCCGCCGCGAACGTCTCCCGCGCCACGTTCTTCAACTACTTCGCCAGCAAAGAGGCCGTCGTCCTGGACCGGGACCCGGAAGCGCACGACCAGTGGCGCGCCCTGCTGGAGGCCCGGCCCGACGACGAGCCGCTGTGGACCTCACTGACCGCCGTTCTCCTCGACTACGTCGAGAGCCAGCGCGACACCATGCCGCTGAACCACCGCCTCAAAGCGCAGTCACCGGCTCTCGCGCAGTCGGCCCACGCCTTCGGCGATCAGCTCCGCACCGACCTGCGCACCTGGGTCCTGGGCCGCGTCCCGGGCGACGACGCGCTGATCGCGACCCTGCAACTGAACCTCGCGCTCGCCGCTTCCATGACCGCCTATCAAAGCTGGCAGGTGGACGAGGACTTCGACGTCCTCACCCGGCGCACCAGACAGTGCCTGGACCGAGCAGGCACGGGGTTCGCCACCCCCGCTTCGCGGTGA
- a CDS encoding FGGY family carbohydrate kinase, translated as MGIVAGLDSSPEFTRIVVCDSDTGTVLRQGYAPHPLESAEGGGRPSDVDPQAWLLSLGEAATGGLLEGVQAIGVSSQQNGLIALDAQGNTVRPAMVGGDKRTQVAAADLVDALGGRGAWAEAVGCVPGAAQPVTKLRWMSRTEPDAAMRTAVLLQAHDWLVWQLLGRPVRRTTDRGGASGTGYWNAATGQYRTDLVEMALGHQVMLPEVLGPSDAAGMTPEGLLISAGTGETMAAAFGLGIGLGDAVVSLGASGSVMAVHTTALVDSSGMITSLADATGMHLPVVTTLNAVRTLRGAAELLGVADLEGLSDLAMKSTPGSHGLVMLPYLEGERTPNLPHTAGTVAGLRRESMKPEHFARAAFEGMLCGLADALDVLRGRGVDVRRIFLLGAAAELPAVQAAAPALFGVQVVVPQPADYAAVGAARQAAWALGVSQGALDPRTPPMWPGAAAQVLDPGDELAVGQAVRQQYVSVREQTHPGAFRA; from the coding sequence ATGGGGATAGTCGCCGGGCTGGACAGTTCGCCCGAATTTACGCGCATTGTCGTCTGTGACTCGGACACAGGCACCGTGCTCAGGCAGGGGTATGCCCCGCACCCGTTGGAGTCGGCGGAGGGCGGGGGGCGCCCGTCGGACGTCGATCCGCAGGCCTGGCTGCTGTCCTTGGGGGAGGCGGCCACCGGCGGGCTGCTGGAGGGTGTGCAGGCGATCGGGGTGTCGTCCCAGCAGAACGGGCTGATCGCGCTGGACGCACAGGGCAACACCGTGCGCCCCGCGATGGTCGGCGGCGACAAGCGGACCCAGGTCGCGGCAGCCGACCTCGTCGACGCGCTCGGGGGGCGCGGCGCGTGGGCGGAGGCCGTGGGCTGCGTGCCGGGGGCCGCGCAGCCGGTGACCAAGCTGCGCTGGATGAGCCGTACGGAGCCGGATGCCGCCATGCGGACGGCCGTACTGCTGCAGGCGCACGACTGGCTGGTCTGGCAGTTGCTGGGGCGGCCGGTCAGGAGGACGACGGACCGGGGCGGGGCGTCCGGGACCGGGTACTGGAACGCGGCGACCGGGCAGTACCGCACGGATCTCGTCGAGATGGCGCTCGGGCACCAGGTCATGCTCCCCGAGGTGCTCGGCCCTTCGGACGCCGCCGGTATGACGCCGGAGGGGCTCCTCATCTCCGCCGGCACCGGTGAGACCATGGCCGCCGCGTTCGGGCTCGGCATCGGGCTCGGGGACGCGGTCGTGTCGCTGGGGGCCTCCGGGTCCGTCATGGCCGTCCACACCACGGCGCTCGTCGACTCCTCCGGGATGATCACCTCGCTGGCCGATGCCACGGGCATGCATCTGCCGGTCGTCACCACGCTGAACGCCGTACGGACGCTGCGCGGGGCCGCCGAACTGCTGGGCGTGGCCGATCTGGAAGGGCTGTCCGACCTGGCGATGAAGTCGACGCCAGGGTCGCACGGGCTGGTGATGCTGCCTTATCTGGAGGGTGAGCGGACGCCGAATCTGCCCCATACGGCGGGGACGGTGGCCGGGCTGCGGCGGGAGTCGATGAAGCCGGAGCACTTCGCGCGGGCCGCCTTCGAGGGAATGCTGTGCGGGCTCGCGGACGCGCTGGACGTGCTGCGCGGCCGGGGTGTCGACGTGCGGCGGATCTTCCTGCTGGGTGCGGCGGCGGAGCTGCCCGCGGTGCAGGCGGCGGCGCCGGCGCTGTTCGGGGTGCAGGTGGTGGTGCCGCAGCCGGCGGACTACGCGGCGGTCGGCGCGGCCCGGCAGGCCGCGTGGGCGCTCGGGGTCTCGCAGGGGGCGCTCGATCCGCGTACGCCACCGATGTGGCCGGGGGCGGCGGCTCAGGTGTTGGATCCGGGGGACGAGCTGGCCGTGGGACAGGCGGTTCGGCAGCAGTACGTCTCGGTTCGGGAGCAGACGCACCCTGGGGCGTTTCGGGCCTGA
- a CDS encoding ABC transporter ATP-binding protein → MLIRLLRSHLRPYRTPITLLVLLQFVQTCATLYLPTLNADIIDEGVVEGDTGYILSFGALMVGISLVQVVCNIGAVYYGARTASAVGRDIRAAVFDRVQSFSAREVGHFGAPSLITRTTNDVQQVQMLVLMTFTLVASAPIMCVGGIVLALGLDVPLSGVLLAVVPVLAICVSLIVRRLRPLFRTMQERLDTVNRVLREQITGNRVIRAFVRDDYEKDRFRKANVELTDVSLGTGRMLALMFPIVMTVVNLSSVAVVWFGAHRIDSGGMEIGALTAFLAYLMQIVMAVMMATFMFMMMPRAEVCAERIQEVLDTRTSVVPPVEPVRELRRHGFLEVRSAGFRYPGAEEPVLRSIEVVARPGETTAVIGSTGSGKSTLLGLVPRLFDVTEGEVLVDGVDVRTLDPKLLAKTVSLVPQKPYLFSGTVATNLRYGNPDATDEELWHALEVAQAKEFVSLLENGLDSPIAQGGTNVSGGQRQRLAIARTLVQRPEIYLFDDSFSALDYATDAALRAALGRETADATVVIVAQRVATIRDADRIVVLDEGRVVGTGRHHELMADNETYREIVLSQLTEAEAA, encoded by the coding sequence GTGCTCATACGACTACTGAGAAGCCATCTTCGTCCGTACCGGACACCGATCACCCTGTTGGTGCTGCTGCAGTTCGTGCAGACGTGCGCCACGCTCTACCTGCCCACGCTGAACGCGGACATCATCGACGAGGGCGTGGTGGAGGGGGACACGGGCTACATCCTGTCCTTCGGCGCGTTGATGGTCGGTATCTCACTGGTGCAGGTCGTCTGCAACATCGGGGCCGTGTACTACGGCGCCCGCACCGCCTCGGCGGTCGGCCGGGACATCCGGGCCGCCGTGTTCGACCGGGTGCAGTCGTTCTCGGCGCGTGAGGTCGGTCACTTCGGGGCCCCGTCGCTGATCACGCGGACGACGAACGATGTGCAGCAGGTGCAGATGCTGGTGCTCATGACGTTCACGCTGGTGGCGTCGGCGCCGATCATGTGCGTCGGCGGCATCGTGCTGGCGCTCGGGCTGGACGTGCCGTTGTCGGGGGTGCTGCTGGCCGTCGTACCGGTGCTCGCCATCTGCGTCAGCCTGATCGTGCGCCGGTTGCGCCCCCTGTTCCGGACCATGCAGGAGCGGCTGGACACCGTGAACCGGGTACTGCGGGAGCAGATCACCGGCAACCGGGTCATCCGGGCCTTCGTGCGGGACGACTACGAGAAGGACCGGTTCCGGAAGGCGAACGTCGAGCTGACGGACGTGTCGCTGGGAACCGGGCGGATGCTCGCGCTGATGTTCCCGATCGTGATGACGGTCGTCAACCTGTCGTCGGTCGCGGTGGTGTGGTTCGGCGCCCATCGGATCGACAGCGGCGGGATGGAGATCGGTGCGCTCACCGCGTTCCTCGCCTATCTGATGCAGATCGTCATGGCTGTGATGATGGCCACGTTCATGTTCATGATGATGCCGCGCGCGGAGGTGTGTGCCGAGCGCATCCAGGAGGTGCTGGACACCCGGACGAGCGTGGTGCCGCCGGTCGAGCCCGTCAGGGAGCTGCGGCGGCACGGGTTCCTGGAGGTGCGGAGCGCCGGATTCCGCTATCCGGGTGCCGAGGAGCCGGTGCTCAGGTCGATCGAGGTCGTCGCGCGGCCCGGTGAGACGACCGCCGTCATCGGGTCCACGGGCAGCGGGAAGTCGACGCTGCTCGGGTTGGTGCCCCGGCTGTTCGACGTCACCGAGGGCGAGGTGCTGGTGGACGGCGTCGACGTACGGACGCTCGATCCGAAGCTGCTGGCCAAGACCGTGAGCCTGGTGCCGCAGAAGCCGTATCTCTTCTCGGGGACCGTGGCGACCAACCTGCGGTACGGCAACCCGGACGCCACCGACGAGGAGTTGTGGCACGCGCTGGAGGTGGCGCAGGCCAAGGAGTTCGTGTCCCTGCTGGAGAACGGGCTGGACTCGCCCATCGCGCAGGGCGGGACGAACGTGTCCGGCGGGCAGCGCCAGCGGCTCGCGATCGCGCGGACGCTGGTGCAGCGGCCTGAGATCTACCTGTTCGACGACTCGTTCTCCGCGCTCGACTACGCGACCGACGCCGCCCTGCGCGCTGCGCTGGGGCGGGAGACCGCCGACGCGACCGTCGTGATCGTGGCCCAGCGGGTGGCGACCATCCGGGACGCCGACCGGATCGTGGTCCTCGACGAGGGCAGGGTCGTCGGCACCGGACGCCACCACGAGCTGATGGCCGACAACGAGACGTACCGGGAGATCGTCCTCTCCCAGCTCACGGAAGCGGAGGCAGCCTGA
- a CDS encoding ABC transporter ATP-binding protein, translated as MAGPLARMAGTGAPEQHSMDFKGSGKRLLAQFRPERFTMYAMIACAVLSVGLSVLGPWILGRATDLVFAGVVGREMPAGATKAEVLESMRERGDGGVADMLSGTDFTPGKGIDFEAVGGVLLVALGIFLVAGLLMAAATRLSTRAINRTIYHMREELQAKLSRLPLSYFDRRQRGEVLSRATNDIDNIGQTLQQSMGQLVNSLLTIIGVLVMMFWVSPLLALVALVTVPVSFVVATRVGKRSQPHFVAQWRVTGKLNAHIEEMYTGHTLVKVFGRQEESAKQFAEENDRLYEAGFRAQFNSGIMQPLMFFVSNINYVLVAVVGGLRVASGALSIGDVQAFIQYSRQFSMPLTQVASMANMVQSSVASAERIFELLDAEEQEADAVPGVRPEELRGRVALEGVSFRYDADKPLIEDLSLVVDPGHTVAIVGPTGAGKTTLVNLLMRFYEVTGGRITLDGVDVASMSRDELRDGIGMVLQDTWLFGGTIAENIAYGASAARKVTRGEIEEAARAAHADRFIRTLPDGYDTVIDDEGTGVSAGEKQLITIARAFLSDPVILVLDEATSSVDTRTEVLIQKAMAKLAHGRTSFVIAHRLSTIRDADTILVMESGSIVEQGAHEELLAADGAYARLYKAQFAEAVAEVD; from the coding sequence ATGGCCGGGCCGTTGGCACGGATGGCGGGGACAGGGGCCCCCGAACAGCACTCCATGGACTTCAAGGGGTCCGGGAAACGGCTGCTCGCACAGTTCCGGCCCGAGCGGTTCACGATGTACGCGATGATCGCGTGCGCCGTGCTCAGCGTCGGGCTGTCGGTGCTGGGACCGTGGATCCTCGGCAGGGCGACCGACCTGGTGTTCGCGGGTGTCGTCGGACGCGAGATGCCGGCGGGCGCCACGAAGGCCGAGGTCCTGGAGTCCATGCGCGAGCGCGGGGACGGCGGGGTGGCCGACATGCTGTCGGGCACGGACTTCACACCGGGCAAGGGCATCGATTTCGAGGCCGTCGGCGGCGTGCTGCTGGTTGCCCTCGGCATCTTCCTGGTCGCGGGGCTGCTGATGGCGGCGGCGACCCGGCTCTCCACCCGGGCCATCAACCGGACCATCTACCACATGCGCGAGGAGCTGCAGGCGAAGCTGTCGCGGCTGCCGCTGTCGTACTTCGACCGGCGGCAGCGCGGTGAGGTGCTGAGCCGGGCGACCAACGACATCGACAACATCGGCCAGACGCTGCAGCAGTCGATGGGGCAGCTCGTCAACTCGCTCCTCACCATCATCGGTGTGCTGGTGATGATGTTCTGGGTGTCGCCGCTGCTGGCGCTGGTCGCGCTGGTGACCGTGCCCGTGTCGTTCGTGGTGGCCACGCGGGTCGGCAAGCGGTCGCAGCCGCACTTCGTGGCGCAGTGGCGGGTCACCGGGAAGCTCAACGCGCACATCGAGGAGATGTACACCGGGCACACGCTCGTAAAGGTGTTCGGGCGACAGGAGGAGTCGGCGAAGCAGTTCGCCGAGGAGAACGACCGGCTGTACGAGGCCGGGTTCAGGGCCCAGTTCAACAGCGGGATCATGCAGCCGCTGATGTTCTTCGTGTCGAACATCAACTATGTGCTGGTCGCGGTGGTGGGCGGACTGCGGGTCGCGTCGGGTGCGCTGTCCATCGGTGACGTCCAGGCCTTCATCCAGTACTCGCGCCAGTTCTCGATGCCGCTGACGCAGGTCGCGTCGATGGCGAACATGGTGCAGTCGAGTGTCGCGTCCGCCGAGCGGATCTTCGAACTGCTCGACGCGGAGGAGCAGGAGGCCGACGCCGTGCCCGGGGTGCGGCCCGAGGAGCTGCGGGGGCGGGTGGCGCTGGAGGGGGTGTCCTTCCGCTACGACGCCGACAAGCCGCTGATCGAGGACCTGTCGCTGGTCGTGGACCCGGGGCACACGGTGGCGATCGTGGGGCCGACCGGGGCGGGCAAGACCACGTTGGTGAACCTGCTGATGCGGTTCTACGAGGTCACCGGTGGGCGGATCACCCTCGACGGGGTCGATGTCGCGTCCATGTCCCGGGACGAACTCCGGGACGGGATAGGGATGGTGCTCCAGGACACGTGGCTGTTCGGGGGGACCATCGCGGAGAACATCGCGTACGGGGCGTCCGCGGCGCGGAAGGTCACGCGCGGGGAGATCGAGGAGGCGGCGCGGGCGGCGCACGCGGATCGGTTCATCCGGACGCTGCCCGACGGGTACGACACGGTGATCGACGACGAGGGGACCGGGGTGAGCGCGGGTGAGAAGCAGCTCATCACCATCGCTCGGGCGTTCCTGTCGGATCCGGTGATCCTGGTGCTGGACGAGGCGACGAGTTCGGTCGACACGCGTACCGAGGTGTTGATCCAGAAGGCGATGGCCAAGTTGGCGCACGGGCGTACGTCGTTCGTGATCGCGCATCGGCTGTCGACGATTCGGGATGCGGACACGATTCTGGTGATGGAGAGCGGTTCCATCGTCGAGCAGGGGGCGCACGAGGAGTTGTTGGCCGCGGACGGGGCTTACGCGCGGCTGTACAAGGCGCAGTTCGCTGAGGCTGTGGCCGAGGTGGACTGA
- a CDS encoding RNA polymerase sigma factor: protein MPESSERGRPVPHGSEIPAVPLDEYGMDGGEAARAIPDIPLPHALAATFLEVAPVQTQTLVQNDTGTAIGTDGSDPDAETDVITAVPAQSRAAHHPEGAPEGLPEPDEPPAAVVVEVIEAADPPEPVELPRSRPDTSGPSSDLFRQYLREIGRIPLLTAVEEVDLARRVEAGLFAEERLGSAADLDTQLALDLDKLVVMGRMAKRRLIEANLRLVVSVAKRYVGRGLTMLDLVQEGNLGLIRAVEKFDYARGYKFSTYATWWIRQAMSRALADQARTIRVPVHVVELINRVVRVQRRMLQERGYEPTPDEVAAHLDLAPERVTEVLRLAQEPVSLHAPVGEEDDVALGDLIEDGDAASPVESAAFLLLREHLEAVLSTLGERERKVVQLRYGLADGRPRTLEEIGRIFGVTRERIRQIESKTLNKLRDHAFADQLRGYLD from the coding sequence GTGCCTGAGTCCTCGGAGCGCGGCCGACCCGTCCCCCACGGGTCCGAGATCCCCGCGGTTCCGCTCGATGAGTACGGGATGGACGGCGGAGAGGCCGCCCGCGCCATCCCAGACATACCGCTGCCGCACGCCCTGGCAGCGACATTCCTGGAGGTCGCCCCCGTGCAGACCCAGACCCTCGTACAGAACGACACCGGTACGGCCATCGGTACCGACGGCTCGGACCCGGACGCGGAAACCGACGTCATCACCGCGGTGCCCGCCCAGAGCCGCGCCGCACACCACCCCGAGGGGGCTCCGGAGGGCCTACCCGAGCCCGACGAGCCGCCGGCCGCCGTGGTGGTGGAGGTCATCGAGGCGGCCGATCCTCCCGAGCCCGTGGAGCTGCCGCGCAGCCGCCCGGACACCAGCGGCCCGTCCTCGGACCTGTTCCGGCAGTACCTGCGTGAGATCGGCCGCATCCCACTGCTCACGGCCGTGGAGGAAGTGGATCTGGCCCGCCGCGTCGAGGCCGGCCTCTTCGCCGAGGAGAGGCTCGGCAGCGCCGCAGACCTCGACACCCAGCTCGCCCTAGACCTCGACAAACTGGTCGTCATGGGCCGCATGGCCAAACGCCGCCTGATCGAGGCGAACCTGCGGCTCGTCGTGTCGGTGGCGAAGCGTTACGTCGGCCGTGGCCTGACCATGCTCGACCTGGTCCAGGAAGGAAACCTGGGCCTCATCCGGGCCGTCGAGAAGTTCGACTACGCCCGCGGCTACAAGTTCTCGACCTACGCGACCTGGTGGATCCGCCAGGCCATGTCCCGCGCCCTCGCCGACCAGGCCCGCACGATCCGCGTCCCCGTCCACGTGGTCGAGCTGATCAACCGGGTCGTCCGCGTCCAGCGCCGCATGCTCCAGGAGCGCGGCTACGAGCCCACGCCGGACGAAGTGGCCGCCCACCTCGACCTCGCCCCGGAACGCGTCACCGAGGTCCTCCGCCTCGCCCAGGAACCGGTCTCCCTGCACGCCCCCGTGGGCGAGGAGGACGACGTGGCCCTCGGTGACCTCATCGAGGACGGCGACGCGGCGAGCCCCGTGGAGTCGGCGGCGTTCCTCCTGCTCAGGGAACACCTGGAAGCGGTCCTCTCCACCCTCGGCGAACGCGAACGCAAGGTCGTCCAACTCCGCTACGGCCTGGCGGACGGCCGCCCCCGCACCCTGGAGGAGATCGGCCGCATCTTCGGCGTCACCCGCGAACGCATAAGGCAGATCGAGTCCAAAACCCTCAACAAACTGAGGGACCACGCCTTCGCGGACCAGCTGAGGGGCTATCTGGACTGA
- the dnaG gene encoding DNA primase, whose protein sequence is MAGRINDEDVKAVRDAVPIDAVVSEYLQLRNAGGGNLKGLCPFHDEKSPSFQVSPSKGLFHCFGCQEGGDTITFVMKVDHLSFSEAVERLAGQAGITLRYEEGGYNPSHQRGERIRLVEAHKIAAEWYAEQLATSPEADTGRIFLAERGFDQAAAVHFGVGYSPQGWDHLTRFLRGKGFADKELLLSGLSQEGRRGPIDRFRGRLMWPIRDIGGDVVGFGARKLYESDNGPKYLNTPDTALYRKSQVLYGIDLAKQHIAKASRAVVVEGYTDVMACHLAGVTTAIATCGTAFGGDHIKILRRLLMDNGSARVIFTFDGDAAGQKAALRAFEDDQKFAAETYIAIAPDGMDPCELRLAKGDEAVAELTEPRTPLFEFALRQIVARYDLETPAGRASALDEAAPIVARIKNSGAQHEVAVQLAGMLGILDTQFVVKRVAQLARWARDRGGQGPAPSAQRSAQPYESTGRPPSGPALTLRNPVFATERELLKLALQRPELVAPAFDAYGVDEFTAAPYAAVREAIIEAGGVEYGAQDPQEYLVRVREAAPDDTVRAMVTELAVEAIMRKTVDDMYAGAQLVTVRRRAVERRVRDVQGSLARATAQGDPAQLAAVQNELWVLQQYDQALRERGAEAL, encoded by the coding sequence GTGGCTGGACGGATCAACGACGAGGACGTGAAGGCGGTACGGGACGCGGTCCCGATCGACGCCGTGGTGTCCGAGTACCTCCAGCTACGGAACGCGGGCGGGGGAAACCTCAAGGGGCTCTGCCCGTTCCACGACGAGAAGTCGCCGTCGTTCCAGGTCAGCCCGAGCAAGGGGCTCTTCCACTGCTTCGGCTGCCAGGAGGGCGGCGACACCATCACGTTCGTGATGAAGGTCGACCACCTGTCCTTCTCGGAGGCGGTCGAGCGGCTGGCCGGCCAGGCCGGCATCACCCTGCGCTACGAGGAGGGCGGGTACAACCCCTCCCACCAGCGCGGTGAGCGGATCCGCCTGGTCGAGGCGCACAAGATCGCCGCCGAGTGGTACGCGGAACAGCTCGCCACCAGCCCCGAGGCCGACACCGGCCGGATCTTCCTCGCCGAGCGCGGCTTCGACCAGGCCGCCGCCGTCCACTTCGGCGTCGGCTACAGCCCCCAGGGCTGGGACCACCTCACCCGCTTCCTCCGCGGCAAGGGCTTCGCCGACAAGGAACTGCTGCTGTCCGGGCTGTCCCAGGAGGGCCGCCGGGGCCCCATCGACCGCTTCCGGGGCCGCCTGATGTGGCCCATCCGCGACATCGGCGGAGACGTGGTCGGCTTCGGCGCCCGCAAGCTCTACGAGTCGGACAACGGCCCGAAGTACCTCAACACCCCGGACACGGCGCTCTACAGGAAGTCCCAGGTGCTGTACGGCATCGACCTCGCCAAGCAGCACATCGCCAAGGCCAGCCGCGCCGTCGTGGTAGAGGGCTACACGGACGTCATGGCCTGCCACCTCGCCGGAGTGACCACGGCCATCGCCACCTGCGGCACGGCCTTCGGCGGCGACCACATCAAGATCCTCCGCCGGCTGCTGATGGACAACGGTTCGGCCCGCGTGATCTTCACCTTCGACGGCGACGCGGCCGGCCAGAAGGCGGCCCTGCGCGCCTTCGAGGACGACCAGAAGTTCGCCGCCGAGACGTACATCGCGATCGCCCCGGACGGCATGGACCCGTGCGAGCTGCGCCTCGCGAAGGGTGACGAGGCGGTCGCCGAGCTGACCGAACCCCGCACCCCGCTCTTCGAGTTCGCGCTCCGCCAGATCGTCGCCCGCTACGACCTGGAGACCCCCGCGGGCCGCGCGTCCGCCCTCGACGAGGCGGCACCCATCGTGGCCCGCATCAAGAACAGCGGCGCCCAGCACGAGGTCGCCGTGCAGCTCGCCGGCATGCTCGGCATCCTCGACACCCAGTTCGTCGTCAAGCGCGTCGCCCAGCTGGCCCGCTGGGCCCGCGACCGAGGCGGCCAGGGCCCGGCCCCGTCCGCACAGCGCTCGGCACAGCCGTACGAGTCCACCGGCCGGCCCCCGTCCGGCCCGGCCCTCACACTGCGCAACCCGGTGTTCGCCACTGAGCGTGAACTCCTCAAACTCGCCCTCCAGCGGCCGGAGTTGGTCGCCCCCGCCTTCGACGCGTACGGCGTCGACGAGTTCACCGCCGCCCCGTACGCGGCCGTCCGTGAGGCGATCATCGAGGCGGGCGGTGTCGAGTACGGCGCCCAGGACCCGCAGGAGTACCTGGTCCGGGTCCGGGAGGCGGCGCCGGACGACACGGTGCGGGCCATGGTGACCGAGCTGGCCGTCGAGGCGATCATGCGCAAGACGGTCGACGACATGTACGCGGGCGCCCAGCTCGTCACCGTGCGCCGCCGGGCCGTCGAACGCCGGGTGCGCGACGTCCAGGGCAGCCTGGCGAGGGCGACCGCCCAGGGCGACCCCGCCCAGCTGGCCGCCGTACAGAACGAGTTGTGGGTGCTCCAGCAGTACGACCAGGCGTTGCGGGAGCGGGGCGCGGAGGCGCTCTGA
- a CDS encoding NAD(P)/FAD-dependent oxidoreductase, translating to MVDADQTFVIVGGGLAGAKAAETLRAEGFTGRVILICDERDHPYERPPLSKGYLLGKKERDSVFVHEPSWYARNDIELHLGQTVDAIDRTAKTVRFGDDGTLVHYDKLLIATGAEPRRLDIPGTDLAGVHHLRRLAHAERLKGVLAALGRDNGHLVVAGAGWIGLEVAAAAREYGAEVTVVEPEPTPLHGVLGPELGNLFAELHREHGVRFHFGARLTEIVGQDGMVLAARTDTGEEHPAHDVLAAIGAAPRVGLAEAAGLELADRSQGGGIAVDARLRTSDPSIYAAGDVVSFPHALFDTRLRVEHWANALNGGPAAALAMLGRDVTYDRVPYFFSDQYDLGMEYSGWAPPGSYDQVLIRGDAGKREFVAFWVKEGRVLAGMNVNVWDVTEPIQKLIRSRAAVDVEALSNPQVPLESLIA from the coding sequence GTGGTCGACGCGGATCAGACATTCGTCATCGTCGGTGGCGGTCTCGCCGGCGCGAAGGCGGCCGAGACGCTCCGAGCGGAGGGCTTCACCGGCCGCGTGATACTGATCTGCGACGAACGGGACCACCCCTACGAGCGCCCGCCGCTCTCCAAGGGCTATCTGCTCGGCAAGAAGGAGCGCGACAGCGTCTTCGTCCACGAACCGTCCTGGTACGCGCGCAACGACATCGAGCTGCACCTCGGCCAGACCGTCGACGCGATCGACCGTACGGCCAAGACCGTCCGCTTCGGTGACGACGGCACCCTCGTCCACTACGACAAACTGCTGATCGCGACCGGCGCAGAGCCCCGCCGCCTGGACATCCCGGGCACCGACCTGGCGGGCGTGCACCATCTGCGCCGCCTCGCCCACGCCGAACGCCTCAAGGGGGTCCTCGCCGCCCTCGGCCGCGACAACGGCCACCTCGTCGTCGCGGGCGCCGGCTGGATCGGCCTGGAGGTGGCGGCCGCGGCCCGCGAGTACGGCGCGGAGGTGACGGTCGTCGAACCCGAGCCGACACCGCTGCACGGCGTGCTCGGCCCCGAGCTGGGCAACCTCTTCGCCGAACTGCACCGCGAGCACGGCGTCCGCTTCCACTTCGGCGCGCGGCTCACCGAGATCGTCGGCCAGGACGGGATGGTCCTCGCGGCCCGCACGGACACGGGGGAGGAGCACCCCGCGCACGACGTCCTCGCGGCCATCGGAGCGGCGCCGCGGGTCGGCCTCGCCGAAGCCGCAGGGCTGGAGCTGGCCGACAGGTCACAGGGCGGCGGCATCGCGGTGGACGCCCGGCTCCGTACGTCCGATCCCTCCATCTACGCCGCCGGTGACGTCGTGTCCTTCCCGCACGCCCTCTTCGACACCCGGCTGCGGGTCGAGCACTGGGCCAATGCGCTCAACGGCGGGCCGGCCGCCGCGCTGGCGATGCTCGGCAGGGACGTCACCTACGACCGGGTGCCCTACTTCTTCTCCGACCAGTACGACCTGGGGATGGAGTACTCGGGGTGGGCGCCGCCCGGGTCGTACGACCAGGTGCTGATCCGGGGGGACGCCGGGAAGCGGGAGTTCGTCGCGTTCTGGGTGAAGGAGGGGCGGGTGCTGGCCGGGATGAACGTGAACGTGTGGGATGTCACTGAGCCCATCCAGAAGCTGATCCGGTCCCGGGCCGCAGTGGACGTGGAGGCGCTCTCGAACCCACAGGTGCCACTGGAGAGCCTGATCGCCTAG